One Cyclopterus lumpus isolate fCycLum1 chromosome 7, fCycLum1.pri, whole genome shotgun sequence DNA window includes the following coding sequences:
- the LOC117733795 gene encoding transmembrane protease serine 11D: protein MEFTALVLLVVAPYFSALASPRDGCGQRFLVAPPGTSRIVGGREAPEGAWPWQVSIQIQSRHHCGGTIVSSLMVLTATHCFHKYMKISRSHFRVVAGLNLLSAPGNQTQIRSIREVQMHKDFNTATSDNDVTLVLLSSPFKFSDHIQPVCTPHNVTHEFILNFSHCFITGWGSSYYRGTLKNRLQEAQVELIDRRTCNLITWYGGIITENMICAGLESGASDSCQGDSGGPLQCYSEDEDRFYVVGVTSFGHMCGLRRRPGVYARTSRFAGWLNRSQTASASAAHRLNTRLISALLCAALIHQQ from the exons ATGGAGTTCACGGCGCTTGTGCTGCTCGTGGTCGCTCCCTATTTCAGCGCGCTGGCTTCCCCGCGGGATG GCTGTGGGCAGCGGTTCCTGGTCGCCCCCCCTGGTACGTCTCGTATAGTGGGGGGCCGGGAGGCCCCTGAGGGGGCTTGGCCCTGGCAGGTCAGCATCCAGATCCAGTCAAGGCACCATTGCGGCGGGACAATTGTCAGCAGCCTCATGGTGCTCACTGCAACACACTGCTTCCACAAATACAT GAAGATCAGCAGGAGCCATTTCCGTGTGGTGGCAGGACTTAATCTGTTATCCGCTCCAGGAAATCAAACCCAGATCCGCTCCATCCGTGAAGTCCAAATGCACAAGGACTTCAATACCGCCACGTCTGACAACGATGTGACACTCGTGCTCCTCAGCTCTCCCTTCAAGTTCTCAGACCACATCCAGCCGGTCTGCACTCCTCATAATGTGACTCATGAGTTCATCCTCAACTTCAGCCACTGTTTTATCACCGGATGGGGGAGCAGCTATTACAGAG GTACGCTGAAGAACAGATTGCAGGAAGCTCAGGTGGAGCTTATTGACCGGAGAACGTGTAACCTGATCACCTGGTATGGCGGCATCATCACTGAAAACATGATCTGTGCTGGGCTGGAGAGCGGGGCATCTGATTCCTGTCAG GGCGACAGCGGCGGCCCCCTGCAGTGTTACAGCGAGGACGAGGACAGGTTTTATGTGGTCGGAGTGACGAGCTTTGGGCACATGTGCGGACTTCGTCGCAGGCCGGGGGTGTACGCCAGAACCAGCAGGTTTGCAGGTTGGCTGAACCGGAGTCAGACGGCATCAGCGTCTGCTGCACACAGACTGAACACAAGACTGATCTCAGCTCTGCTCTGTGCTGCTCTGATCCATCAgcaataa